In Candidatus Methylomirabilota bacterium, the sequence CGATGGGACGGATCAGACGATTGGGCAGCAGAACGCCCGGGTCGAGACCGAGCTGAGGGGCCGCCGTCACGCGCCAGGCCCGAAGCGCTTCGATCCGGCGCCGTACGCCGGCGGGAACCCCCGGCAGCCGAGGCGGGGGGGTCGTCGAGGGCAGCGCGCTCTCGGGCAGGGCCAGGGCAGCGGCGACCGCATCGACGATCGCCTGCCCCCAGCGATTCACCACGCGCTCCGTGCAGCCGGGCACGCTCGCCAGCGCCGACAGGGTCATGGGGGAGGCCTGGGCGATGGCGACCAGACTCGCCTCGGGCAGGATCTTAAACGGCGGCCGATCGGCGGCCAGGGACAGGCGCTCACGCAGCTCGTACAGCGCCCGGAGGACGGCCTGGCCCCGCGGGCTGAGGTCGCGGGCCCCCTTGAGGCGCAGGAAGGCCTGGGGATCGGGCACCCGCTCGGGGGCGGGCTCGGCAGCCAGCGCCGCGCATTCTTCTTCCACCCAGGCCAGCCGTCCCACTCGCCGCAGCTCCTCGGTCAGGCGGTCTTTGAGCGCCAGGAGATGCTCGACGTCGGCGACGGCGTAGCGCTCCTGCGCCTCGCTGAGCGGCCGGACCGACCAGTCGTCCTTCTGTCGCGATGGCGGCAGCTCGACGCCCAGATACTGCCCTAACAGGACGTCGAGCCCGAGCGCTCGGACCCCCAGGAACCTGGCGGCCAGCGAGGTGTCGAAGACGGCGGCGAAAGAAAATCCGAAGCGGCTCTTGAGGTGAACCAGGTCGTTGTCCCCGGCATGGAGCACGACCAGCGGGCGCGGAGCGGCGAACACGGGGGCCAGCGGCGCGAGATCGGTGAGGGCCAGGGGATCGACCAGCCAGGCTGCCCCGGTGCGGTCGGCGACCTGGATCAGCGCCAGGCGCTCGGGATAGTGGTAGAGGCTGTCGGCTTCGGTGTCGACGGAGATCTCCCCGACCTCACCCAGGCGGTCAGCCAGCTGGATGAGGTCGGGCTCGGTACGGACCCAGCGGAGAACGGCTATGCGCGACCTCCCCGGTGATTGTGCCCGCCCCGTGGGACGCGGTCAACGCCGGGCCTGTGGCGAGATCAGCTCAGCGGCGGCGGCCGGTCCAGGAGCGGTCGGACCACCGAGACCAGGTGAGCCTCTTCCACGGGCTTGCGCAGGAATGCCATGACGCCCGCCGCCTCGGCGACAAGCAGAGCCTCGGGCCCGTCGACGCCGGGGACGAGCGCGACGATGGGCACCGTGGCGCCGGCGGCGAGCGTGCGCAGACGCCGGGTGAATCCGAGCGCCCCGCTGCCCCGGAGCGCCAGGTCGACGAGCACCACGCTGGGCCACGTACGGCGGGCCAGCTCGATCCCGGTCTCGGCGGACTCGGTCATGAGAACCCGCGCCTCGGGAAAGAGATCGGCGAGCTGATCGCCCAGCGTCCGCCGCACCTCGGGATCGGCCTCCACCAGCAGGATCGACCGCATGCCCGGAGTGTACCTCCGGCCGGAAGGCCGGCCGGGGCCTCAGGCGCCCGGTGCCAGCTCCGTCTCGGCGAGCCAGTCGGGAAGGCGGCCGGTGCGGCGCAAGCAGTCCAGCACTCTGGCCGGGCTTCCCAGCTCGCCCCACCCGGTGCCGGCGACCGGCAAGGTCAGGAGCCGGCCCGGAAGGCGAGCCAGGACCTGCTCGGAGAAGCCCAGGGCGGGAGCGTTCGCGTAGACGGCCTCGCTCACCAGGGACTCTCGTGGTCCGCCCAGGGCACGGGCGAGGGTGGTGAAGCGTCGGGTCAGCCCCGGGATCGCCGACCCCAACAGCGCCAGGAACCCCGGCACCGAGCCGACCATGACGAAGCTGTTCCACAGGCATCCACGTCGAAACAGCCTCCGGGCCAGTCCGGCGCCCGGCTTCTCCCAGAAGCGATGGATACGATGGACAGCCGTCCCGTTGACGGGAAGCGGCTTCGGCGCCGGCTGGATCCAGCCGTACTCGGGCTCGGCCCGGGACGGCTGGATGCCCAACACGACGACGTGTTCCGGAAACAACCGGGCCGCCTCGATCGCGTGCTGAACGTGGCGCATGAACGCTCGATCGTCGCTGACCTCGTGATCGGTAGGGAACACGGCCACGGGCACGTCGCCCGCAAGATTGCGCACGGTGAGCACGGCGTAGAGAATCGCGGCGGCGGTCCCGCGGTTGGCCGGCTGCACGACCAGGCGGCCGGGAAGCACGGTAGGACGAGATCGCCGAAGTAATCGGCGTGGTGCCGGGTGACGACCACGACCTGCCGATCGGGCCGGACCGCCAGGGTGACCCGGCGGCGCGTGCGTTCCAGCAGCGTGTCGCCTCCCAGGATGGCGCAAAACTGCTTGGGCCGGCCGTCCCCCGCGATGCGCTCGGTCAGCGGACGCAGCCGCTGTCCGTCGCCGCCGGCGAGCAAGATGGCCCAGGGATCGTGACCATGAGCGAGCACCGCGTCGCAGAGCACGCAACTCCGATGCCGCGCGAATCGCGTGGGTCAGCCGATGCTCCGACCGCCCGTGGGAAACGAACTGCCCAGGCT encodes:
- a CDS encoding sugar phosphate nucleotidyltransferase — encoded protein: MLPGRLVVQPANRGTAAAILYAVLTVRNLAGDVPVAVFPTDHEVSDDRAFMRHVQHAIEAARLFPEHVVVLGIQPSRAEPEYGWIQPAPKPLPVNGTAVHRIHRFWEKPGAGLARRLFRRGCLWNSFVMVGSVPGFLALLGSAIPGLTRRFTTLARALGGPRESLVSEAVYANAPALGFSEQVLARLPGRLLTLPVAGTGWGELGSPARVLDCLRRTGRLPDWLAETELAPGA
- a CDS encoding HRDC domain-containing protein; the encoded protein is MAVLRWVRTEPDLIQLADRLGEVGEISVDTEADSLYHYPERLALIQVADRTGAAWLVDPLALTDLAPLAPVFAAPRPLVVLHAGDNDLVHLKSRFGFSFAAVFDTSLAARFLGVRALGLDVLLGQYLGVELPPSRQKDDWSVRPLSEAQERYAVADVEHLLALKDRLTEELRRVGRLAWVEEECAALAAEPAPERVPDPQAFLRLKGARDLSPRGQAVLRALYELRERLSLAADRPPFKILPEASLVAIAQASPMTLSALASVPGCTERVVNRWGQAIVDAVAAALALPESALPSTTPPPRLPGVPAGVRRRIEALRAWRVTAAPQLGLDPGVLLPNRLIRPIAEAGPRSGDALARVPGVRRWRVEALGAQILRAIV
- a CDS encoding response regulator, whose amino-acid sequence is MRSILLVEADPEVRRTLGDQLADLFPEARVLMTESAETGIELARRTWPSVVLVDLALRGSGALGFTRRLRTLAAGATVPIVALVPGVDGPEALLVAEAAGVMAFLRKPVEEAHLVSVVRPLLDRPPPLS